The following proteins are co-located in the Phoenix dactylifera cultivar Barhee BC4 unplaced genomic scaffold, palm_55x_up_171113_PBpolish2nd_filt_p 000378F, whole genome shotgun sequence genome:
- the LOC120105831 gene encoding uncharacterized protein LOC120105831, which yields MFGHEGFPRKWSGLSGFSIPEASSKRSTPTLNSVVKGSKPLPFHPPPSDYCVSNEPHLPLRPFRLQYLLREAIVHREKEREREREREWSSKDPPSSELAEPNHGEHHLDPPLSPLRFPSDDVDSFCSTPYVSAPSSPGRGGVAGGYFFSAPTSPMHFILSSAGGGGGRFPSDSPDASVAGSFEFEFSARFPSAAAFATGSMTSADELFLNGQIRPMKLCSHLQRPQVLALLLDLNEEEDDDDESERHPPEMAARGRDLKLRSRSIHRWARSHSPLRNAPIQIQVQTSAADSSSLRLGRRCCRLLFFRQSSACRRDLGGGEGEIEGSIATGRPVFKENGGEAEAGELGGRLPSKR from the coding sequence cgtcgtctaagCGGTCGACCCCGACGCTAAATAGCGTCGTCAAAGGCTCAAAACCTCTCCCCTTCCATCCCCCGCCTTCTGATTATTGCGTGTCCAACGAGCCCCACCTCCCCCTTCGTCCTTTCCGTCTACAATATCTTCTCCGAGAAGCTATAGTccacagagagaaagagagagagagagagagagagagagaatggagctCCAAGGACCCTCCGAGCTCCGAGCTCGCAGAACCCAACCATGGCGAACACCACCTCGACCCTCCCCTCTCCCCCCTGCGCTTCCCCTCGGACGATGTCGACAGCTTCTGCTCCACTCCCTACGTCAGCGCCCCCTCCAGCCCCGGCCGCGGCGGCGTCGCCGGTGGTTACTTCTTTAGCGCCCCCACCAGCCCCATGCACTTCATCCTCTCctccgccggcggcggcggaggccgcTTCCCTTCCGACTCCCCCGACGCCTCCGTCGCCGGCTCCTTCGAGTTCGAATTCTCCGCCCGATTCCCCTCTGCTGCCGCCTTCGCCACCggatccatgacctccgccgaCGAGCTCTTCCTTAACGGCCAGATCCGCCCCATGAAGCTCTGCTCCCACCTCCAGCGGCCCCAGGTCCTCGCCCTCCTCCTCGATCTCAACgaagaagaagacgacgacGATGAATCCGAGCGTCACCCGCCGGAAATGGCCGCGAGGGGGCGGGATCTAAAGCTCCGGAGCCGATCGATTCACCGGTGGGCCAGATCCCATTCCCCGCTTCGGAACGCGCCAATCCAAATCCAAGTCCAAACCTCCGCCGCCGATTCCTCCTCCCTCCGCCTCGGCCGCCGCTGCTGCCGACTCCTCTTCTTCCGCCAATCCTCCGCCTGCCGCCGCGATCTCGGGGGCGGAGAAGGCGAAATCGAAGGATCCATCGCCACTGGTCGGCCGGTCTTCAAAGAGAACGGTGGCGAAGCCGAAGCCGGTGAACTGGGTGGGAGGCTTCCCAGCAAgcgttaa